The Vitis riparia cultivar Riparia Gloire de Montpellier isolate 1030 chromosome 3, EGFV_Vit.rip_1.0, whole genome shotgun sequence genome segment caattttctattaattcttttattatctgtccctcaattcttttttttttcttttttctttttctttttctttttcaacttatGATGGAGGACAGAGGATGAGGTATCTTATCACTAGTATTCCTGCATTTTGGAGTGTTGGAAAGAGCAATTTTGGAATGATTAAAGTCGATAAGGCCTGTGGTTTCTAATTTTGCATGCAGGTTATTGGTGGAGGGAATTGAGCTGAGTTTGGAAGTAGCCCTCAGTTGATGTCGGAAAAAGTTCCAAATGATTTTTCTTCTAATTAAATGAGTGAATTCCCATAAAATTAGGGCTTTTTTGTAAACTAGTAGGATCAGAGGGCAGAGAGACTATTCGTGACAGTTCTTTGTTCATAATATGTGGTCACTGAGGTTTCACTTGTTTGATCAGAaactgaaataaaaaaaaaaaaaaaaggtggggggGATCAAAcattgagattgaatattgctCTGATTGTAATTTTAAGTCTGTGCCCCCCATAAGGGCCATACAGAAAAGTAATTAAAGCGACTTTCTTTCTACTATAATACTACTTCTGCTTGGTCTCATACGCATCTTCTGCACTTCTCTTCTTTCAGAGCCTGTTGAATACTGTCATGAAACAGTATTTTCCATTGACACTCATGATGATAAACTCAATAAATTGACAGCATGAAACAGAATTACTACAAATTTTCTGGTCCTGCAGAGGAAGCTTCAAGCTATATTAATCATGGGTTAGGGACAGGAACTGACGTCCATAAGATTCACTCTCCTATTGTGCCTCAGTGGCTCAGTTTCGAACCCTACTTGAGGAAATTTGATTGATTCTGAAGTACAACCTTCTGGACAACCAGTGCATCTATGGCATCAAACATGTACCTGGATAGATGGGTCAATAGATGGGGAACAATTGTAAATCAAAATTCTTCAATTCATTTAGACTCCTTTTACAATATCATTCATGAACAAAAAGTACAAGCAACcttttcataaaagaaaatgtcttgAGATGTCTAAGGGGAAAACTGTGTTGGCTGAGAATTTGAACAAACCCAACAGGGATTTGCTATGAAGATCTAGAGGCTGAAGGACATCCTCAAGCAACTTCAATCTTAGGAAGCCAACAGTGCTTCCACCTTTGCAATCTGCTCCTCTTCCTTCTTTCTGACTGGACTCCTGTTAGCCTCATCAAAAAGGTCATGCTTCCACTTTTCGACTCGGACATCACCTGATCTTTGCCCTTGCCTTCCACCAAACCTATCCCTTTCCCTATAATTGCCACCACCACGGCCACTTCCATACCTTGGTGCAGGGCCACCACTCCTCTGTGCTTCTCCCCGGTAGGGCAATGCCCCATCTCCAGAAAATGGCTTTTCCGGTCTGCCTAAGTGACGGGGGTTACGGCCTCCTCTTTCACTTAGCATGGAGCGGTCAGGATGGCTTGGCTTAACAGCCTCTGTTGCCGCTTTGTCAGCAATTTCATGGTCCACAGGGATCTTCTTCTCCCTAAATGCAGGCCTCTTCCTTGCAGGTGGATGTGGATTGGACTCCATCTCAAAGAATCCATCATGGCGCCAAACACGGTTTTTGTCACTGCCCTGAGCTTCAGATTTTTCATCCCTTTTCTGTGTATCATCAGTCACTGTCTTGTTTGTTGCCTTTTCACGATGCTGATCCTTTGAATCCCTATCACCATGCTGATCCGTCGGGTCCCTATCACCATGCTGATCCTTGGAGTCCCCCCACCATCCGCGCTCTTCAAAAGAAAAGGGGAGAATAACACTTGTCATAGGAAAGAATGCTAAAGTTTCAAGATTTTTAGTAGATGCTTAGGTCTTGAACTTTGCAATTAGTACAAAACAGGATAACAAAGAGAAAGTTCATATTCACATGATGAAAAGATCTTTGCACCTAATAACTTTCTAATCAAAAGGTATTACGATATCCAATTCAGAAAAATAGGACAAATATCATTcataatcaaaattcaattatcATACAGCTAAAAGGGAAGGAAATAATAAGAAACCCTTTAAGCTTCCAATATTCAGATCCTAAGGCCAACTGAAGAACCTAATTCCAAATCCCTTTGTTGCAAAACAAACCATGAACATGGAGACATTGATTGCTCAACCACACTCATGACTGAACAACAGATGTATGAGGCATTAATGGAGAGAATCATGGTAGAATTGGAAAGATGTTCTGAGAAGCCGACTAGAGTTTTAATGAAAGGAATAAActggttaattttttaaacgtTTAAGTTTACCAGATTTAAGAACATATGATTTCCACAATTAAAAGGACTTCTACTAAATGACATCTTAAACTTTCATATGGATAGGTTTTCATTAACAAAATAAAGGATTCTTTAATAGTTCACAGGTAGATACAAAAGTTTAACTTCTAAATTGGTAATACTATATAGTAAAAAATGTGCATGTTCATGAAATAAGTACATGTCCCCATGTTTAAATGTGTAATGTACACACCAACCCACCCACACACCTATATCATCCCGTTCTAATATCCAATCACAAAAACCTATCCTACATGTATAATTAGGGATCATTAGAGAACTAAAgggttaatttttatttatttttaaataggaaTGAAGTTGccacttgaaaaattattacaaatcaAGAGCCATTTGTATAGAAAATGTTTCTATGCTGGATTGATGTGAATCAcaacatacacacacacattaAAACAGGTGAAgcaaaaattaataacaaaaataacagTTGTAGCTCtaatcaggaaaaaaaaaaagttctaataGTATTGCCATCATAATAGTAGTGATAATAGTATAAATAATGActtgaaataaataaactctcacaaaaaatataaataggtaCTTACCAGTATTTGCTCTGTGACTGAATCTTCGGCCCGCTTGCCTAGAACCATCCCGCTCATCATGCTGTCATAAGACATCCACAGCAAGACTAAAAAGCTTATATACATGGAGGCACTTGAAACCAGGATTGAACAACAATCCCATTAGGAGACCGAGAACAAAGGGTTGACAAACTGATAAAAACCAAGTAATTGAACTCATCAGATATATTGATGGTTGATTCAGCAAATGATCAAGTTTCACATGTGGCAAAAGCTTTTCTATGATAATCctgtaatttttaaattttaacttgGTTTTAGATTTGGTATTTAGCCAATAAGGCAGTTTTCTCTTACCATACCACTAGTGGGATCTATCCTTGCCTAAATAACAACTCAGCACATCTTTCAgagtgaaacaaaaaaaaaactaagtaaaagatatccaaaaaagagtttaaaaaataatcaaggaCAATTATTGCACCTTCCAAATGCACCAAATAAGGAATTGAAAATTCACAACTTCACTTTAATATGATAATGCTTCATGTTAAGCAGTAGAGAATAGTACTTATTCTGCAAGACAGTTAATGATCATATAGTTATAAAATTGGCAGCAATGCTTTAGTGGATTCAAAAGAGGCGTGGGTAGCGGACTGTTGGGAGTTGTTGGGGGAAGAGGGAGGCTGGAATCCCAGTTCTctagacctttcaatgattgggaggtggaggtggtggagAGGTTCCTTTTGACTTTACAAGGAAAGAGGCTAGTCATCAATTTGGAGGATAGGAAAAGAGACTAAGGACAGAAAATTTTCTGTTAAATCCCTTTATAGTGCTCTTGAACCTAGAAGTGCGGTTCTGTTTTTGAGGAACATCATTTGGAGCCCTCGTGTCCCCactaaggtgggtttttttttttgcttgggaagcttcgtGGGGGAAGATTCTAACCttggatcaactcaaaaggaaGGGGTGGCCCATAGCTAGCAGATGTTTCCTTTGGTGTGCTAAAGAGGAATCCATTGTTTCAAGGCAAGGGTTTTCTGGGAGTTACTATTTAGGTTGTTTGGTGTGATGTGGGTCCTTCCGCTTTCGGCTAGAGATACCCTCCTAGAATGGCATGAatcctttgtgggcaagaaatGTAGAAAGGTTTGGATGGCAGCTccactttgttta includes the following:
- the LOC117911150 gene encoding zinc finger CCCH domain-containing protein 13; its protein translation is MSRREGRDSDSKRHRFKYDRESSPKRSRRDGKPETERIPSSLNTNNGDHVDRDQKHRRRLQDALPLEAPLASDSKEEMEAVGKESDKKTSGPRDRTKPSSDIPRHRSFFQHDERDGSRQAGRRFSHRANTERGWWGDSKDQHGDRDPTDQHGDRDSKDQHREKATNKTVTDDTQKRDEKSEAQGSDKNRVWRHDGFFEMESNPHPPARKRPAFREKKIPVDHEIADKAATEAVKPSHPDRSMLSERGGRNPRHLGRPEKPFSGDGALPYRGEAQRSGGPAPRYGSGRGGGNYRERDRFGGRQGQRSGDVRVEKWKHDLFDEANRSPVRKKEEEQIAKVEALLAS